CGGGAGTATTCCCCATGTGTGACATGTCCTCTTTCCATCCCCTTCCTCCCAGCGGTAACCTCGACGGTGAAGCAGGCGCTGCAGGAGGCCCTGGTGCAGAtcctgcagccccagcgccGTGTGGACGTCCTCCGCGATGTCATGGATGCCCAGCGCCATCGCCGGCCCTACGTTGTAACCTTTTGTGGCGTCAACGGTGTCGGGAAGTCCACCAACCTGGCCAAGGTAGGACAGGATCCTGGATCACAGGATCAGGGTGGTGGGGTcaggctgtgtagctcctaAGGAGCTTTTTTGATCTGTTACCCCCTGCAGATCTCGTTCTGGCTCATCGAGAACGGCTTCAGCGTCCTCATCGCCGCGTGTGACACGTTCCGTGCGGGAGCGGTGGAGCAGCTGCGCACCCACACCCGCCGCCTCAACGCGCTGCACCCTCCGGAGAGCCACGGCGGGCGCACCATGGTGCAGCTCTACGAGAAGGGCTACGGCAAGGACGCTGCGGGCATCGCCATGGAGGCCATCTCCTACGGTATGCGCAGAGCCGGGGGCGGGCGTGGCTGTCCTGGGCGAGCGCCGTCCTTCACGCTGCCTCCCTGCCGCCCCAGCTCGGAACCAGGGCTTTGACGTGGTGCTGGTGGACACGGCGGGCCGCATGCAGGACAACGCGCCCCTGATGACCGCTCTGGCCAAACTCATCGCTGTCAACGCTCCCGACCTGGTCCTGTTCGTTGGGGAAGCGCTGGTGGGAAACGAGGCTGTGGATCAGCTGGTGAGTGTGGAGGCTTTGTTCCTGAGAGATAGAGCGTTCCGGGAACGAACCTGTTTGTAGGTTTTACCAGAGAATTGGATGGTGGCAGCACCACCAATGCATTTCTCGgatcttttttctccctcaggtCAAGTTCAACAAGGCCCTGGCTGATCACTCCATGGCCCAGACACCGCGGCTCATTGATGGCATCGTCCTCACCAAGTTTGATACCATTGATGACAAGGTAAGGAGGCTGCTGAGGTGACTCTGCACGGAGCTCCCTGATGGTGACTGGAGGGGAGAGACGGGAATTGTCAAACACAGGGCACTCCTGCACTTCCCTCTTGCGTTTAAACCATTGAGCCCCAATTTAGCAGTCTGGTTTCCACACGTGGGagatgaatgaatgaatgaatgacgAGCTCCCTGAGGGGGAGCACTGGGTGTAACAGTGCTGCTTGTCCCCGGCAGGTGGGAGCCGCCATCTCTATGACCTACATCACGAGCAAGCCCATCGTTTTCGTTGGTACTGGACAAACCTACTGTGATCTGCGAAGCCTTAACGCCAAGGCCGTGGTCGCAGCGCTCATGAAGGCCTAAACACCAAATCGCTGTGTGCAGATGTCCCAGAAGAACATGCTTTACCCTGTCACCGACTAGTCTTTCCCGTGTAGTGCAGAACAGAATGGAGGAATAGCAGCATGAGGAGTACTTTTTTTGGATAAACCCCCTTTTATCCACAAAAAGCCCTTCCCTGGGTTCCTCCAGTCTGTGTCCAGTGACGCAGGCTCCCTTGCGGGGAGGCCGAATCCAGAGCTTTGTATTGTTCGTGCTGCACGGGGGGTGGGCGGTGCCAGGATCTGCTGTGCTTTTTGGTGGGTTTGAAGGCTTTTTTTTGAGCTGCTTTTGATTTTTAGACCAGCTTAgggaggaggcaggagggaCTCGGGCTTAGGGGCAGTGTTAGATCTGGCTGTTAATggtgctgctcctggcagctccaccGAAGCTGATAAACCAAAAAAAGGTGACGGCCTGTGATGGGCTGGAGGGGACATGCTGAATTGCCTTAAAGTCCCCCATATCTGTCCTCACCCGGACTCTGGAGCAGGGTCCCCAGACACCACATATttgggcaggagctggagagctgTGGCAGCCGGGTCCAGAGGAGGAAGGCAGCGTGCCTATctggctcctgcctgctggTCTTGGCATTATTTGctagtaaaaaggaaaaagacaaacCAAACCACATTAATACTGGAAGAGAATGGTGGCTgcttgctgctttcctgcaCCCTTTCTCCCCCCTCCGAGTGCCTCTTGATCCCGGTCGGAAGTGCTACACTGAATAATACAAACCTCTCTGACGATGTCTTGTAGCTCTGTATCGCAGATGTGCTATAGTGCAATAAATTGAATGCTGTCTGCTAAGAGACataatttatataaaataaactTCATAATTTGTTCTCTGTGTATAAATAACTTGCCTCCAGCCAGGACCTGTTTCCTACTGGGTTTGGGAGAGATGAACTCCTGCCAGTGTGGGGTGTGAGAAGGCCTGTAAATGATACAGCAGCCAGAAGTTCAGTGAGCAGGCCTTTAATACAACTTCAACATACAAAATACTGTACAGTAAAAAGACAGGACTAGAAAACTAGAgcttccagtaaaaaaaaaaaaaaaaagctcaagtttcattttttaattgaaatacaGAATATAAAAGCACTAGGTCTGAAGTTAGaggaggctgcagctcccttGGGGACACTGCGCTCCGCAGGCACATGCAGCCCCAGTAAAACCACAATGCAATGTTAGACCAGGTGTTCATCCGTGGAGGCTCTGTCCTGGCCTCTTCCCTGCCGGAAGGGTCCTGGCTCGGTGCTGGACAGCAGTGGGACAGTGATGGGCTCCGGCCTCCCTGAGGGCTGCTGGCCTGGCTTGGGCCTGCCCCTGCCATGGCTCAGggcctgggcagggctgaggcTCAGGGGCTGCATCCTGCATGGAAGCAAAGGCTGAAAACCTGCCTGGGACTCCAGGGAGCTGCACAGGGTGAAGCCTCTCGGCTCCAGAGAGCCTTCCTTACCTTTTACCTcagcgtgggcagcagcagagccgtTCAGCTGCTGCCCCTCCTTGGGCATAcctggggcagagcagagacCAGTGTCAGGTGGAGAGCCAGCTGCCCGTGTGGTGGTTTCACAGAGGCTTTCCCAGCTGGACTAAGCCTCAGAATACCTGCCAGCAAGGCTCTGGCCAGTGAACccagtttttccccatttttatgATTTATTAGTGATACCTCTTGTATAAAAGCATTGGCTCAGGCTGACCAGCATGAAGGTCAGCGAGACTAAAATGCCCCTTCACTAGAAAGGGAACAaacagctgcagctgcacataaaaaaaacaaagcttgCAGGCGTGGGAAACAGCCCAGCTGCTTAAACTGCTGGAGCATACAGCGATTTTAGAGAAGCAACCCACAAATCcagcttttcttaaaaaaaaaggtttgagGAATTTTTATAGAGTGTGGAGAACAGGGGCTACTAACCCTGTCTACTCTCCGTGGTGACAGCCaagtgtcccccagcccccggCCCCGTACCTGTGCGGCCCCGCATGGCAATCTCGCTCGTCAGCCGCTCAAAGTACTCGGGCAAGTCGGCGTATTCATCTCCGTAGGAAATCACTTTGATCCCTTTGTCCAGCATGTTCTCACGGAGCTTCTTGAACTCATCCACATCTCCCCTCCGCACCAGCATGAAGTGCTCCAGGTCTGACTTGTGCTTGACAGCCTCTAAAAACAGGGCCTGAAACGTGGTGTCATCAACTGTCCAACCACAGCCCAAGAAGAGGAAGGACTTATTTTCATACAGCTTCTGAATCTCTCGCTTTAAGAAAGGGAAAGATGTTCTTGGTCAAGGTGAGCTTCACCCTCACAGGAGACAGCCCTATCCCTTCCGAGGCTCTGCAGCAATGCTGTCCTTCAGCAAGTGTGGGAGGTGTTCCGGCACTGAGCAGGCTAAGGAACTCACCCCTCCTATTTCCCATAACTAATTTATTCTCCCCCACCCTCTGTGAAGCTCAGTCTAAACTCAGTCTATGCCCAGCTGACCCAGGTGGGAGCTGTAGCTACCCCAGGCCTGGGCCCCCAGCGTGGCTCACCATGACCTCGGTGTTGCGCAGCACGTTCTGGTAGCCGGCcgggtgcagcacgatgccgcTGGGATTGGTGTAGACGCCGTGGATGTGCAGGACACTGAGCTTCCTCTTCTCTTGTGCCCACTCCAGCACCTGCACAACACAAACCCGCAGCAGCGTCGGTCAGTGCGTCACATTGGCTATCACAGCACTGCTAAAGGTAATGTTTTGGGGAAGAACTCCAAagaggctgcttcttcctcATATTCTCTCCATCAGCCTCTACACCACGgcctgcagccacagcctgtgCTACTTGTTTGGGTCAACACTTCAGCTGACTGGTGAATGTGATGAGAAGACTGAATCAATAGGCCAGATTGACCAGAAGAAGTGGAAAAAACTACAAATCCTACATCAGCATGTTTCTCAAGCCTACCAAGTTTTATTTTGTCACGCCTATTGGCTCTGATGGAGTCACCAGCTGAGGTGACCTCCATTTCAGACAGCTGCTTCCAAGGCTCTCGGTTTACTCCTGCAGACCTCAGCTCGTTTAAGCTTGCAATAATTAGAATGCTTATTTGTAACACTGTAAGTACTTCCAGCCATGTAGATTAAGAGGTCACGCAGGAAACATGAAGCACAGAAATGAGAATGAAAAGAGACCAAGGACTGCACAGGACACACACATTGTGTTTAACATGCAAACAGAAGGATGAGATGCTCCCCACCAGCAAAACCCACGATGGAGAGATCAGGTGGGCAGGTGCAAAGAGCTCAGGGTTTCACAGCCTGattggggcaggaggagggatgtTTGCATGAAGAGAGTAACTCTGAgagtgcagcagcaggagccacgCCAGCCATTGCACGAAGAGGACACGAAGCAAGAGGGGAGCCTCAAAGGCTGCAGCCCTGAACACCCATCACAAAAAGCATTTTGCAGCACCTTATAAAAATAGAAAGTTCAGCTTTGCATTTCACATGAAGTTTCCCACGTTGGTTAGAAACATCAGCCTGAGCCTTATGTGGAAGCAAGGCCAAGCCAGAAGTTTCAAGGACGGAGATCAAAGGAATAGCAGGCTTAAGGACTCCTCCTGAGCACTGGATGGCAGCCAGCAAACCAGCGTTCCAGAAAGGAGTGTTCCTCCTCATTCCTCTGCTAGCTGCCCTGAACAGTCAGAGCCTCTGCCTGGAGCTTGTCTGCCACCAGTTAAACCACGACAATCAGTCCAATGCCCTCAGGCAGCATGAGAGCACATCCTGCACCACCACAGTTCCTGACAAAAGAAATAATCATCCTTTACCTTCTTTTCATCAGTCAGGTCAAGAGACTCAAGGTGCTTCCCCTGGTGTGCTGCGTACAGCTCCAGCAGGTTATCGAAGTTTGTGGTTAACACAAGGGCCCCGTTTTCCATCAAGTGAAGCACAGACTgaagcagctgcttcccagaATCTTCCATTTTGGATTCCAGGTCATCAAACACCT
This is a stretch of genomic DNA from Aphelocoma coerulescens isolate FSJ_1873_10779 chromosome 24, UR_Acoe_1.0, whole genome shotgun sequence. It encodes these proteins:
- the FAM118B gene encoding protein FAM118B isoform X4, whose protein sequence is MASTVSLDKETLLEDGMPPAKKPRKLLPSLKTKKPRELVLVIGTGISAAVAPQVPALKSWKGLIQALLDAAIDFDLLEDEESKRFQKCLHEDKNLVHVAHDLIQKLSPRTSNVRSTFFKDCLYEVFDDLESKMEDSGKQLLQSVLHLMENGALVLTTNFDNLLELYAAHQGKHLESLDLTDEKKVLEWAQEKRKLSVLHIHGVYTNPSGIVLHPAGYQNVLRNTEVMREIQKLYENKSFLFLGCGWTVDDTTFQALFLEAVKHKSDLEHFMLVRRGDVDEFKKLRENMLDKGIKVISYGDEYADLPEYFERLTSEIAMRGRTGMPKEGQQLNGSAAAHAEVKGCSP
- the FAM118B gene encoding protein FAM118B isoform X5, which gives rise to MEDSGKQLLQSVLHLMENGALVLTTNFDNLLELYAAHQGKHLESLDLTDEKKVLEWAQEKRKLSVLHIHGVYTNPSGIVLHPAGYQNVLRNTEVMREIQKLYENKSFLFLGCGWTVDDTTFQALFLEAVKHKSDLEHFMLVRRGDVDEFKKLRENMLDKGIKVISYGDEYADLPEYFERLTSEIAMRGRTGMPKEGQQLNGSAAAHAEVKGFQPLLPCRMQPLSLSPAQALSHGRGRPKPGQQPSGRPEPITVPLLSSTEPGPFRQGRGQDRASTDEHLV
- the FAM118B gene encoding protein FAM118B isoform X2, with the protein product MASTVSLDKETLLEDGMPPAKKPRKLLPSLKTKKPRELVLVIGTGISAAVAPQVPALKSWKGLIQALLDAAIDFDLLEDEESKRFQKCLHEDKNLVHVAHDLIQKLSPRTSNVRSTFFKDCLYEVFDDLESKMEDSGKQLLQSVLHLMENGALVLTTNFDNLLELYAAHQGKHLESLDLTDEKKVLEWAQEKRKLSVLHIHGVYTNPSGIVLHPAGYQNVLRNTEVMREIQKLYENKSFLFLGCGWTVDDTTFQALFLEAVKHKSDLEHFMLVRRGDVDEFKKLRENMLDKGIKVISYGDEYADLPEYFERLTSEIAMRGRTGMPKEGQQLNGSAAAHAEVKAFASMQDAAPEPQPCPGPEPWQGQAQARPAALREAGAHHCPTAVQHRARTLPAGKRPGQSLHG
- the FAM118B gene encoding protein FAM118B isoform X1; protein product: MASTVSLDKETLLEDGMPPAKKPRKLLPSLKTKKPRELVLVIGTGISAAVAPQVPALKSWKGLIQALLDAAIDFDLLEDEESKRFQKCLHEDKNLVHVAHDLIQKLSPRTSNVRSTFFKDCLYEVFDDLESKMEDSGKQLLQSVLHLMENGALVLTTNFDNLLELYAAHQGKHLESLDLTDEKKVLEWAQEKRKLSVLHIHGVYTNPSGIVLHPAGYQNVLRNTEVMREIQKLYENKSFLFLGCGWTVDDTTFQALFLEAVKHKSDLEHFMLVRRGDVDEFKKLRENMLDKGIKVISYGDEYADLPEYFERLTSEIAMRGRTGMPKEGQQLNGSAAAHAEVKGFQPLLPCRMQPLSLSPAQALSHGRGRPKPGQQPSGRPEPITVPLLSSTEPGPFRQGRGQDRASTDEHLV
- the FAM118B gene encoding protein FAM118B isoform X3 produces the protein MASTVSLDKETLLEDGMPPAKKPRKLLPSLKTKKPRELVLVIGTGISAAVAPQVPALKSWKGLIQALLDAAIDFDLLEDEESKRFQKCLHEDKNLVHVAHDLIQKLSPRTSNVRSTFFKDCLYEVFDDLESKMEDSGKQLLQSVLHLMENGALVLTTNFDNLLELYAAHQGKHLESLDLTDEKKVLEWAQEKRKLSVLHIHGVYTNPSGIVLHPAGYQNVLRNTEVMALFLEAVKHKSDLEHFMLVRRGDVDEFKKLRENMLDKGIKVISYGDEYADLPEYFERLTSEIAMRGRTGMPKEGQQLNGSAAAHAEVKGFQPLLPCRMQPLSLSPAQALSHGRGRPKPGQQPSGRPEPITVPLLSSTEPGPFRQGRGQDRASTDEHLV